One Gemmatimonadota bacterium genomic window carries:
- a CDS encoding sigma-70 family RNA polymerase sigma factor, translated as MCTAGERLIGDEALDVVHEIFMDLPRLLAQYRGDGLSGWLRRIVVTRSLMRMRRRKRFVDGDIPKDAAVGHDPSRDIEMHHDVHAALGRLPVKLREVVVMKYFLSMSHQEIGELLEITPTASELRLFRAVKQLRAALGDQPGALRPAA; from the coding sequence ATGTGTACCGCCGGGGAACGCCTCATCGGGGACGAGGCGCTGGACGTGGTCCACGAGATCTTCATGGACCTGCCGCGGCTCCTGGCTCAGTACCGGGGTGACGGATTGTCCGGCTGGCTGCGCCGAATCGTGGTGACGCGCAGCCTGATGAGGATGCGGCGCCGGAAGCGGTTCGTGGATGGTGACATCCCGAAGGACGCCGCGGTTGGCCACGACCCGTCGCGTGACATCGAGATGCACCATGATGTGCATGCGGCACTCGGTCGCTTGCCGGTGAAGCTGCGGGAGGTGGTGGTGATGAAGTACTTCCTGTCGATGAGCCACCAGGAGATCGGCGAGCTGCTGGAGATCACGCCGACGGCCTCGGAGCTGCGGCTCTTTCGAGCGGTGAAGCAGTTGCGCGCGGCGCTTGGTGATCAACCAGGCGCCCTACGACCCGCGGCCTGA
- a CDS encoding protein kinase: MLELATFGGVALTRDGVVVPWTLRGWQRPALLALLAAAGKRGIDRALLAATLWPDSPDASARHSLDELLSRTRRELGEKELFVGTMTVALNTATVTADIATFEAAIASSRLAAAVEIYDGPFAVGLRTGDSPELEQRLLSVRAHYAAEFRRAVETLTSEAGRHGHHGDAVRWWEKLVRMEVDNTAVILRFIELLVKAGDTDRALSVAHAAKNRSEVDGDPADPAIETWIERLTKGNTGSGGGSGGDNRKLEPVGVTSIVTRALGSDYRLGPLRDEGSLELVFEGTKVTTAAPVEVRLIQPRVAAGTDPSAFAQAMNGAASVVHPGVVPVLAVRATADALVTVTARRPAETLKQRMRQGAARIPDVIAVGLQLAEALAAAHQRDVVHGMLRPRLIGFSRDHVEIISLGLGQALLSRRSSDERSTVVSLGSPRYQSPEQLTGTVQLDEASDLYTLGVMLYEWVTGQPCFPESGDGVLKKLREAPTPARSVRPTIPAALDAIIMQCVAPHAADRPGSAMEAARAFAQLA, translated from the coding sequence ATGCTCGAACTCGCCACCTTCGGCGGTGTTGCCCTCACGCGGGACGGGGTCGTTGTCCCCTGGACCCTGCGCGGATGGCAGCGGCCTGCGCTGCTCGCCCTCCTCGCGGCCGCGGGCAAACGCGGGATCGATCGCGCCCTCCTGGCGGCCACCCTCTGGCCGGATTCCCCAGACGCCTCTGCTCGGCATTCCCTCGACGAGCTGCTCAGCCGGACGCGCCGCGAACTGGGCGAGAAGGAGCTCTTCGTCGGGACGATGACCGTGGCCCTCAACACGGCCACTGTCACTGCCGACATTGCCACGTTCGAAGCGGCCATCGCCAGCAGCCGACTCGCAGCGGCTGTCGAGATTTATGACGGGCCGTTCGCCGTCGGCCTGCGCACGGGCGACTCACCGGAGCTCGAGCAACGTCTGCTCTCGGTTCGCGCGCACTACGCGGCCGAGTTTCGGAGGGCGGTGGAGACACTGACCTCGGAGGCGGGGCGACATGGCCACCACGGCGACGCGGTCCGCTGGTGGGAGAAGTTGGTGCGCATGGAGGTCGACAACACCGCAGTGATCCTGCGATTCATCGAGCTGCTGGTCAAAGCGGGTGATACCGACCGGGCCCTCAGTGTGGCGCACGCCGCAAAGAACCGCAGCGAGGTGGACGGCGACCCTGCTGATCCAGCCATCGAGACCTGGATCGAACGGCTCACGAAGGGCAACACCGGCAGTGGCGGCGGCAGTGGCGGTGACAACAGGAAGCTCGAACCGGTCGGAGTCACATCCATCGTCACACGCGCGCTCGGCTCGGACTACCGACTCGGCCCGCTTCGCGATGAAGGGTCGCTCGAGCTCGTCTTCGAGGGCACCAAGGTCACCACGGCCGCACCGGTCGAGGTGCGCCTGATCCAACCACGCGTTGCCGCTGGCACGGACCCATCAGCCTTCGCGCAAGCGATGAATGGCGCCGCGTCGGTCGTCCATCCGGGCGTCGTTCCCGTGCTCGCCGTCCGGGCCACCGCAGACGCCCTGGTCACGGTGACTGCGCGTCGCCCCGCTGAGACGCTCAAGCAACGCATGAGACAAGGAGCGGCGCGCATCCCCGACGTTATCGCGGTGGGTCTTCAGTTGGCCGAGGCGCTCGCCGCCGCTCACCAGCGCGACGTCGTCCACGGAATGCTCCGGCCGCGCCTCATCGGCTTCTCGCGTGATCACGTCGAGATCATCTCCCTCGGACTCGGCCAGGCCCTGCTCAGCCGTCGCTCCTCGGATGAACGATCCACCGTCGTATCGCTCGGATCACCGCGCTACCAAAGCCCCGAACAGCTCACTGGCACCGTGCAGTTGGACGAGGCCAGCGATCTCTATACGCTTGGCGTGATGCTCTACGAGTGGGTGACGGGACAGCCGTGTTTTCCGGAGTCCGGCGACGGCGTCCTAAAGAAGTTGCGGGAGGCTCCAACGCCGGCGCGTTCGGTGCGGCCAACCATCCCTGCCGCCCTGGATGCCATCATAATGCAGTGCGTGGCTCCACATGCAGCCGACCGGCCAGGGAGTGCGATGGAAGCAGCTCGCGCCTTCGCCCAGCTTGCCTGA
- a CDS encoding DEAD/DEAH box helicase family protein, translated as MDDFKLDARRWRFLDNPARYLERETGGLLLEPLRRQFATAKEILVRMSAGRGVLLADDVGLGKTTVGALVAWVLACQDKRVRIYAPNEVLRRRWAEELERHIPMLRQYGASKERIKPGDVGKLNAGRIQVATHHALVQSRRNNEQRTACDLMIIDEAHRAKGDGSAFNDAMRSLGDRARRKLILTATPFSINITELEQLLTFVGADGLRAVRRYASDLARLYKLGNGHDVQAESARLVTAARVAIDELRPWVIRNGIDDLSPSESKHFGSIAAERWEIATAAATSEELALLLRMDRLLHLTVERRGERRNDPRFHIGWRHVATALDRAIARAEHPIVRRHGGAAITALKERRAAPHPKIAAVSNAIRPIVDAGEKVLVFCHHRATAAELLLELEGALKVEPARDMAPPVRVWREAWEGMLGDGDELMEPILDWLCSPGVCAQVSRWLGKPALAVGRLQGQLSATRPRGAAAPVPSIAEAARSLRDELLDEQSTSTRAVLRAIARNTRAFGQGESQWPGHMDDGHRVMGTWKEDEGERPTTLYTGQPDIVLALFNSPFGPDVLVTTDWLSEGVDLHRCCRHLIHYELDPSPIRTLQRNGRLRRVNSWAAQTRQPIRYAYPTFGGTRDEKAVGVMRQRINAFGLLLGGVPRLDDEDVVDEREAFAEQVLRVARRRLESLNQRLSG; from the coding sequence ATGGATGACTTCAAGCTTGATGCCCGGCGATGGCGATTCCTCGACAATCCAGCCCGCTACCTCGAGCGGGAAACAGGGGGGTTGCTGCTCGAGCCCTTGAGGAGACAGTTCGCGACTGCCAAGGAGATTCTTGTAAGAATGAGCGCCGGACGTGGCGTGCTTCTCGCAGATGACGTCGGACTGGGGAAGACTACTGTTGGAGCGCTGGTCGCGTGGGTTCTTGCCTGTCAGGACAAGCGAGTGCGCATTTACGCCCCTAACGAGGTGCTTCGCCGACGCTGGGCCGAGGAACTCGAGCGACACATCCCAATGTTGCGGCAGTACGGCGCCAGCAAGGAGCGCATCAAGCCGGGTGATGTGGGCAAGCTCAACGCCGGCCGCATCCAGGTGGCCACGCATCATGCCTTGGTCCAGAGTCGGCGTAACAACGAGCAGCGCACCGCCTGCGACCTGATGATCATCGACGAGGCGCACCGCGCCAAGGGCGACGGCAGTGCCTTCAACGATGCGATGCGCAGCCTGGGTGACCGCGCCAGGCGAAAGCTGATCCTCACCGCCACGCCCTTCTCCATCAACATCACCGAACTGGAGCAGCTCCTGACATTCGTCGGTGCCGACGGTCTCCGGGCTGTACGCCGCTACGCGAGCGATCTGGCCCGACTCTATAAGCTCGGCAACGGGCACGACGTGCAGGCAGAATCAGCTCGGCTCGTCACTGCGGCCAGGGTGGCGATCGATGAGCTACGACCTTGGGTCATTCGAAACGGAATCGACGATCTCTCACCCTCCGAGAGCAAACACTTTGGCAGTATTGCGGCCGAGCGCTGGGAGATTGCTACGGCGGCGGCCACGTCAGAGGAGCTGGCGCTCCTGTTGCGTATGGATCGCCTGTTGCACCTGACCGTGGAGCGCAGGGGAGAGCGCCGCAACGATCCCCGCTTTCACATCGGATGGCGCCATGTGGCCACAGCGCTCGATCGCGCGATTGCGCGCGCCGAACATCCCATTGTCCGTCGCCACGGTGGGGCGGCCATCACGGCGCTCAAGGAACGACGCGCCGCCCCGCACCCAAAGATTGCAGCAGTCTCAAACGCCATTCGCCCGATAGTTGATGCCGGCGAAAAGGTGCTGGTCTTCTGTCATCACCGGGCGACCGCGGCTGAGCTGCTCCTTGAGCTGGAAGGCGCGCTCAAGGTGGAGCCTGCGCGCGACATGGCACCGCCGGTGCGTGTGTGGCGCGAAGCTTGGGAGGGGATGCTCGGCGACGGCGATGAGCTGATGGAGCCAATCCTTGACTGGTTGTGTTCACCTGGCGTGTGTGCGCAGGTGAGCCGGTGGCTGGGCAAGCCGGCGCTGGCCGTGGGGAGGCTGCAAGGGCAGCTCTCAGCCACAAGACCCCGCGGGGCGGCCGCGCCAGTGCCGTCGATTGCCGAGGCAGCTCGGAGCCTGAGGGACGAGCTGCTGGACGAGCAGTCCACCTCCACACGCGCAGTGCTCAGAGCCATCGCCCGGAACACGCGTGCCTTTGGCCAGGGGGAATCTCAATGGCCGGGCCACATGGATGATGGCCACCGGGTGATGGGTACCTGGAAGGAGGACGAAGGTGAACGACCCACAACCCTCTATACTGGGCAACCCGACATCGTGCTCGCGCTCTTCAACAGTCCCTTTGGGCCTGATGTGCTGGTGACCACTGATTGGTTGAGCGAGGGGGTCGACCTGCATCGCTGCTGCCGGCACCTCATCCACTACGAACTCGATCCAAGCCCCATTCGCACCTTGCAGCGCAACGGCCGGCTAAGGCGCGTCAACTCGTGGGCCGCGCAGACGCGGCAACCCATCCGTTATGCCTACCCCACCTTTGGTGGCACACGCGATGAGAAGGCGGTAGGGGTAATGCGTCAACGGATCAACGCCTTTGGGCTGCTGCTGGGCGGGGTGCCCAGGCTGGACGACGAGGATGTGGTGGACGAGCGCGAGGCGTTTGCGGAGCAGGTACTTCGTGTAGCGCGGAGGCGACTGGAGTCGCTCAATCAACGGCTGAGCGGGTGA